One genomic window of Streptomyces sp. WP-1 includes the following:
- a CDS encoding dihydrolipoamide acetyltransferase family protein, whose amino-acid sequence MTTMTDASVREFKMPDVGEGLTEAEILKWYVQPGDTVTDGQVVCEVETAKAAVELPIPYDGVVSELRFPEGTTVDVGTAIITVRVAGGAPAPVPAQAEAAAPAAEAAPEASAAAPSAAPAPAEEAKPAARQPVLVGYGVSTSATKRRPRKGPEVTVPAPAQPELNGHTPAADSPRPLAKPPVRKLAKDLGVDLTAVTPSGPDGIITREDVHAAAAPAAVTAPAPVAAAPAAPAPVASYDGARETRLPVKGVRKATATAMVGSAFTAPHVTEFVTVDVTRTMKLVEELKQDKEMQGRRVNPLLLIAKALLVAIKRNPDINASWDEADQEIVVKHYVNLGIAAATPRGLIVPNIKDAHAKTLPQLADSLGELVSTAREGKTSPSAMQGGTVTITNVGVFGVDTGTPILNPGESAILAIGAIKLQPWVHKGKVKPRQVTTLALSFDHRLVDGELGSRFLADVAAVLEQPKRLITWA is encoded by the coding sequence GTGACGACGATGACGGACGCGTCCGTACGCGAGTTCAAGATGCCCGACGTGGGCGAGGGCCTGACCGAGGCCGAGATCCTCAAGTGGTACGTCCAGCCGGGCGACACGGTCACCGACGGCCAGGTGGTGTGCGAGGTCGAGACCGCCAAGGCGGCCGTCGAACTGCCCATCCCCTACGACGGCGTGGTCAGCGAGCTGCGGTTCCCCGAGGGGACCACGGTCGACGTGGGTACGGCGATCATCACGGTGCGGGTGGCGGGCGGGGCCCCGGCTCCGGTCCCGGCGCAGGCCGAGGCGGCGGCGCCCGCGGCTGAGGCGGCCCCGGAGGCTTCGGCTGCGGCCCCGTCCGCGGCTCCGGCTCCGGCCGAGGAGGCGAAGCCCGCGGCTCGTCAGCCGGTCCTGGTGGGCTACGGCGTGTCGACCTCCGCGACCAAGCGCCGCCCGCGCAAGGGCCCCGAGGTCACCGTCCCGGCGCCCGCCCAGCCCGAGCTGAACGGCCACACCCCGGCGGCGGACAGCCCCCGCCCGCTGGCCAAGCCCCCGGTGCGCAAGCTGGCCAAGGACCTCGGCGTCGACCTGACCGCGGTCACCCCGTCCGGCCCGGACGGGATCATCACCCGCGAGGACGTGCACGCGGCGGCCGCACCGGCGGCCGTGACCGCGCCCGCGCCGGTGGCGGCGGCTCCGGCCGCGCCCGCCCCCGTGGCGTCGTACGACGGCGCCCGCGAGACCCGTCTCCCCGTCAAGGGCGTGCGCAAGGCGACCGCGACGGCGATGGTCGGCTCGGCGTTCACGGCCCCGCACGTCACGGAGTTCGTGACGGTGGACGTGACCCGGACCATGAAGCTGGTCGAGGAGCTGAAGCAGGACAAGGAGATGCAAGGCAGGCGGGTCAACCCGCTGCTGCTGATCGCCAAGGCCCTGCTGGTCGCGATCAAGCGCAACCCGGACATCAACGCGTCCTGGGACGAGGCCGACCAGGAGATCGTGGTCAAGCACTACGTCAACCTGGGCATCGCGGCGGCCACCCCGCGCGGCCTGATCGTGCCGAACATCAAGGACGCGCACGCCAAGACGCTGCCCCAGCTGGCCGACTCCCTCGGCGAGCTGGTGTCCACGGCGCGCGAGGGCAAGACCTCCCCGTCCGCCATGCAGGGCGGCACGGTGACGATCACCAATGTCGGCGTCTTCGGCGTCGACACCGGCACGCCGATCCTCAACCCGGGCGAGTCGGCGATCCTCGCCATCGGCGCGATCAAGCTCCAGCCGTGGGTCCACAAGGGCAAGGTCAAGCCGCGCCAGGTGACCACCCTCGCGCTGAGCTTCGACCACCGCCTCGTCGACGGCGAGCTGGGCTCCAGGTTCCTGGCCGACGTGGCCGCGGTCCTGGAGCAGCCGAAGCGGCTGATCACCTGGGCGTGA